One region of Chlamydia psittaci 6BC genomic DNA includes:
- a CDS encoding disulfide bond formation protein B, with product MIRFLRNYALYFAWLICCTGTLMSIYYSYLLNIEPCVLCYYQRICLFPLSVILGIATYREDSLVKMYALPLSIVGMIIAVYQICLQEIAGMTIDICGRVSCSTKLFIFGFITIPMASALAFCAISCLLILSGSKKR from the coding sequence ATGCTTTATATTTTGCGTGGTTAATTTGTTGCACGGGAACGTTAATGAGTATTTACTACAGTTACTTATTAAATATAGAGCCGTGTGTTTTATGCTATTATCAAAGGATTTGCCTATTTCCTTTATCGGTTATCTTGGGAATAGCAACGTATCGTGAAGATAGTTTAGTAAAGATGTATGCTTTACCTTTGTCTATTGTCGGTATGATCATCGCTGTTTATCAGATTTGCCTACAAGAAATTGCCGGAATGACCATAGATATTTGCGGTCGGGTATCTTGCTCAACTAAGCTATTTATTTTTGGATTTATTACTATTCCTATGGCATCGGCATTAGCGTTTTGTGCTATTTCTTGCTTATTGATTTTATCAGGAAGTAAAAAGAGATAG